A genomic stretch from Pochonia chlamydosporia 170 chromosome 4, whole genome shotgun sequence includes:
- a CDS encoding nucleolar essential protein 1 (similar to Metarhizium acridum CQMa 102 XP_007806460.1): MSSPDRRTGVKRPRTQSLPPPALPQLVAEQHTAIPPTDKDSQRLIVVLSNASLETYKAAHGSSSRTGVHREDKYSLLNSDEHIGVMRKMNRDISDARPDITHQCLLTLLDSPINKAGKLQIYIHTAKGVLIEVSPSVRIPRTFKRFAGLMVQLLHRLSIRSTNSNEKLLRVIQNPITDHLPPNCRKVTLSFDAPLVRVREYMETIGPKESICVFVGAMAKGSDTFADSIVDEKISISNYSLSASVACSKFCHAAEDVWDVL; the protein is encoded by the exons ATGTCATCACCAGATCGTCGCACTGGGGTGAAGCGACCAA GAACGCAGTCTTTACCTCCTCCGGCGCTTCCTCAATTGGTCGCGGAGCAACATACTGCCATTCCACCAACAGATAAAGACTCTCAGCGACTGATTGTTGTGCTATCAAATGCCAGCCTCGAGACTTATAAGGCTGCCCATGGGAGCAGCAGTAGAACCGGCGTTCATCGTGAGGACAAGTATTCATTGCTTAATAGCGACGAGCATATTGGTGTCATGCGCAAGATGAACCGTGATATCAGTGATGCTCGCCCAGACATCACACACCAG TGTCTCTTGACTTTACTAGATTCACCAATCAACAAGGCCGGCAAACTGCAGATCTACATTCATACAGCAAAGGGCGTCTTGATTGAAGTATCTCCTTCGGTCCGAATCCCTAGAACCTTCAAGCGATTTGCTGGTCTCATGGTTCAACTACTTCACCGCTTGTCAATTCGGTCTACGAACTCGAACGAGAAATTGCTTCGCGTGATTCAGAACCCAATCACTGACCACTTGCCCCCAAATTGTCGCAAAGTGACCCTTAGCTTTGATGCTCCCCTAGTGCGCGTCCGGGAGTACATGGAAACAATTGGTCCCAAGGAGAGCATCTGCGTGTTTGTAGGGGCCATGGCAAAGGGTTCTGACACATTTGCCGACTCGATCGTGGATGAGAAAATATCCATTAGCAACTACTCACTGTCTGCCAGTGTGGCTTGCAGCAAATTTTGTCACGCAGCCGAGGATGTGTGGGATGTTCTTTGA